One Edaphobacter bradus DNA window includes the following coding sequences:
- a CDS encoding efflux RND transporter periplasmic adaptor subunit: MSSNSKIRDPERDMTTQEQVADDTQTDVVPAHADAGHHAAPIEPRGGGRTFGILLALVLLFAIGYGLHIRSSSEKQLARATGEAAILSVHVVSPTLGSSAQDLVLPGNVQAFIETPIYSRTNGYLKKWYFDIGAHVRKGQLLAEIETPEVDQQLQQSRAELERMQANMELAGVTSNRWQSLLSKHAVSQQEADQARSNYIAAQAAVGASKANVGRLVQLQSYERIVAPFDGVITARNTDIGDLIDAGSGTSNPRELFHLASVGKLRVYVAVPEVYADSIRDGDSATLTQDSNPVEKAPGTIVRNAKAIDRATRTLNVEVDIDNTKGTLLPGAYVFVHFHLPSGAHTVTIPSNTLLFRAEGLRVGVVHGDRVQLTPVTIGHDYGNSVEITSGLNASDQIILDPPDSLTSGIKVHVETQRVQGQS; this comes from the coding sequence ATGAGCTCCAACAGCAAAATTCGTGATCCGGAGAGGGACATGACGACCCAGGAACAAGTGGCAGACGACACGCAGACCGACGTTGTGCCGGCGCATGCCGATGCAGGCCATCACGCGGCTCCTATCGAGCCGAGGGGCGGCGGCCGGACGTTCGGCATCCTCCTCGCGCTGGTTCTTCTCTTCGCCATTGGTTATGGTTTGCACATTCGCTCGTCGAGCGAAAAACAACTGGCTCGTGCGACTGGCGAGGCGGCGATTCTTTCTGTGCATGTCGTATCTCCGACATTGGGGTCTTCGGCGCAGGATCTTGTTCTTCCCGGCAACGTGCAGGCGTTTATCGAGACGCCTATTTACTCGCGTACGAATGGCTATCTGAAGAAGTGGTACTTCGACATTGGGGCGCACGTTCGCAAGGGACAGTTGCTTGCAGAGATCGAGACCCCGGAGGTCGATCAGCAACTGCAGCAGTCCAGGGCTGAGCTGGAGCGGATGCAGGCCAATATGGAACTGGCTGGCGTGACGAGCAATCGCTGGCAGAGCCTTCTGTCCAAGCACGCTGTTTCCCAGCAGGAGGCTGACCAGGCGCGCAGCAACTACATTGCGGCGCAGGCTGCGGTGGGCGCAAGCAAGGCAAATGTTGGGAGGCTTGTGCAGCTTCAGAGCTACGAGCGCATCGTCGCTCCCTTCGACGGTGTGATTACGGCTCGCAATACCGACATCGGCGATCTGATCGATGCCGGCTCAGGAACGAGCAATCCGCGGGAGCTCTTCCATCTTGCGTCGGTCGGCAAGTTGCGCGTCTACGTCGCTGTCCCAGAGGTCTATGCGGATTCGATTCGCGATGGAGACAGCGCCACGCTGACGCAGGACTCCAATCCAGTTGAAAAGGCTCCCGGCACCATCGTGCGGAACGCCAAAGCGATCGACCGCGCGACGCGCACGCTGAACGTTGAGGTTGACATCGACAATACGAAGGGTACGTTGCTTCCGGGCGCATATGTTTTCGTGCACTTCCATCTGCCTTCGGGTGCACATACCGTTACGATTCCGTCGAACACACTTCTCTTCCGCGCCGAAGGGCTGCGTGTGGGTGTCGTGCATGGCGATCGAGTGCAGCTGACGCCTGTCACCATTGGCCATGACTACGGCAATTCGGTGGAGATCACGTCCGGTCTCAATGCGTCCGATCAGATTATTCTCGACCCGCCGGATTCGCTCACGAGCGGGATAAAGGTTCACGTGGAGACCCAGCGAGTGCAGGGCCAGTCATGA
- the bglX gene encoding beta-glucosidase BglX — protein MTSRRRPGSLLRNLTFVIACLSPFVQAQSHETSAPSEAAVQQRANTLLHHMTTDEKIGQLTQLFYQYFPDTVSFEERIRKGQVGSFLFITDPVAINHLQHVAVEESRMHIPLLIGFDVIHGFRTTFPVPLALASSWDPSLIEHVQTVAAHEASAAGVRWAFTPMVDIARDPRWGRIVEGAGEDPYLDAAVTRAQVRGLQGPYLGSPEHVLACVKHFAAYGAADGGRDYDSSYVSEDLLRNVYFPPFHAAIDAGVGSVMSAYMDLNDVPASGNTFLLQQVLRKEWGFSGFVVSDAFAVQDLTTHGFASDPQEATYRAFSAGVNMDMGSKTYLANLGNLIEDKKLSTAQLDNMVRPVLEAKIRLGLFEHPYVDVAQTEAVLKAPESRALARLAAQRTAVLLRNESHTLPLSKSLSSLALIGPLANVQKPLQGPWSFAGEPKDVVTILQGLRNKLPASTRIEYAQGTDLKREYQNDDNTGSDAEIEKAVQTAMHADATVLVLGELDDMSGEAASRSSLDLAGRQQRLLEAVAATGKPLVLVLVNGRPLNISWAAAHVSTILDVWYPGIEGGNAVADLLFGDANPGGKLTFSWPRSEDQIPIYYAHNLTHVPETSKDFVSRYWDGPSSPLYPFGYGLNYTSFAISNLKLSHRQVGAGERVEASVDVENTGSKAGDEVVQLYIHQRSGSASRPVRQLKGFRRITLAPGGKTTLSFALGKDELSYWSPSTQAWVEEPAEFDVWVGEDSTASLHDTFTVHP, from the coding sequence ATGACGTCTCGACGCCGCCCCGGATCTCTGCTTCGCAATCTCACCTTCGTTATTGCCTGCCTCTCTCCCTTCGTGCAGGCTCAGTCGCACGAAACATCCGCGCCATCCGAAGCGGCAGTGCAGCAGCGAGCCAACACGCTGCTCCACCACATGACGACCGACGAAAAAATCGGGCAACTTACCCAGCTCTTCTATCAATACTTCCCCGATACCGTGAGCTTCGAGGAGCGCATTCGCAAAGGACAGGTGGGATCCTTTCTGTTCATCACCGATCCGGTGGCCATCAACCATCTGCAGCATGTCGCCGTCGAAGAGTCGCGCATGCACATTCCGCTGCTCATCGGCTTTGACGTCATTCATGGGTTCCGCACCACATTTCCCGTACCGCTCGCGCTGGCGTCCTCGTGGGATCCGAGTCTGATCGAGCACGTCCAGACCGTGGCCGCGCACGAAGCCTCAGCAGCAGGGGTACGGTGGGCGTTTACTCCGATGGTGGATATCGCTCGCGATCCGCGCTGGGGACGCATCGTTGAGGGTGCCGGTGAGGATCCATACCTTGATGCTGCTGTAACCCGCGCACAGGTGCGAGGGCTACAGGGCCCGTACCTCGGCAGCCCCGAACACGTGTTGGCATGTGTGAAGCACTTCGCGGCGTACGGAGCAGCAGACGGCGGTCGTGACTACGACTCCTCCTACGTGTCTGAAGATCTGTTGCGCAATGTCTACTTTCCACCATTTCACGCGGCGATCGACGCCGGTGTGGGAAGCGTGATGAGCGCCTATATGGACCTCAACGACGTGCCCGCTTCCGGCAACACATTTCTACTGCAGCAGGTTCTTCGCAAAGAGTGGGGCTTCTCCGGATTCGTCGTCAGCGATGCCTTCGCTGTTCAGGACCTGACCACGCACGGCTTCGCAAGCGATCCTCAGGAAGCTACTTATCGTGCATTCTCGGCTGGCGTAAACATGGACATGGGCAGCAAAACCTATCTCGCAAACCTGGGCAACCTGATTGAAGACAAGAAGCTGTCTACTGCGCAACTGGACAATATGGTTCGGCCTGTCCTCGAAGCGAAGATTCGACTCGGCCTCTTTGAGCATCCCTATGTCGACGTAGCGCAGACCGAGGCTGTTCTGAAAGCGCCGGAGAGCCGCGCACTCGCCCGTCTCGCTGCTCAGCGAACTGCCGTACTGCTGCGCAATGAAAGCCACACCCTTCCACTCAGCAAGAGCCTGAGTTCGCTGGCTCTCATCGGTCCCCTCGCGAACGTCCAGAAGCCGCTCCAGGGGCCGTGGAGCTTCGCCGGTGAGCCCAAGGATGTTGTTACGATCCTTCAGGGTCTGCGCAACAAGCTTCCCGCGTCGACACGCATCGAGTATGCGCAGGGAACAGATCTGAAGCGTGAGTATCAGAATGATGACAACACCGGATCTGACGCTGAGATCGAGAAAGCCGTGCAAACCGCCATGCATGCCGATGCCACGGTGCTCGTCCTCGGTGAACTTGACGACATGAGCGGTGAGGCTGCCTCGCGTTCTTCACTCGATCTGGCCGGAAGGCAGCAGAGACTGCTTGAAGCGGTTGCAGCTACGGGCAAGCCTCTCGTGCTTGTTCTTGTGAACGGACGGCCTCTCAATATCTCCTGGGCCGCCGCACATGTCTCCACCATTCTCGACGTCTGGTACCCCGGCATAGAGGGTGGAAATGCCGTCGCCGATCTACTCTTTGGGGATGCAAACCCCGGTGGCAAATTGACCTTCAGTTGGCCGCGAAGCGAGGACCAGATCCCGATTTACTATGCGCATAACCTGACGCATGTGCCGGAGACCTCGAAGGACTTCGTCTCGCGCTACTGGGATGGGCCCAGTTCGCCTCTCTATCCGTTCGGATACGGACTGAACTACACCAGCTTCGCTATCTCCAACCTCAAATTGAGCCATCGGCAAGTGGGCGCCGGTGAGCGGGTGGAAGCATCGGTAGATGTCGAGAACACCGGAAGCAAAGCTGGCGACGAAGTAGTGCAGCTCTACATCCACCAACGCTCGGGGAGCGCGTCACGTCCAGTTCGCCAACTCAAGGGCTTTCGCAGAATAACGCTTGCTCCGGGCGGCAAGACAACCTTGAGCTTCGCCTTGGGCAAAGACGAACTGTCATATTGGAGCCCCTCCACGCAAGCCTGGGTGGAGGAGCCCGCGGAATTTGACGTCTGGGTTGGGGAAGACTCGACGGCATCGCTGCACGATACCTTCACCGTTCATCCGTGA
- a CDS encoding efflux RND transporter permease subunit: MWIVKVALNRPYTFIVLALLILIAAPVVILRTPTDIFPNINIPVISVGWTYTGLNPEELEGRLTSPYEKGLTTLVDNIQHIESTTYNGAVNVKIYLQPGASLDTANAQVTAASQSILRQLPPGILPPQIINFSASSVPILQLGVSGPGLSESQLNDYSANFIRPQLITVPGAIVPLPYGGKQREILISMDQAAMQSKGIAPGDLLNAVAQQNVVLPSGTIKIGQSEYDVRTNGTPRTVEGLANIPLKQVNGTTIYLRDVASVSDGFQVQTNVVRQDGRRGVLISIVKGGNASTLDVVKGVRALLPRVATTLPPELKMTPLSDQSVFVRGAIKGVIREAIIAAALTAIMILVFLGSWRSTLIIAVSIPLSILTSVIVLSLTGETINTMTLGGLALAVGILVDDATVTIENIERFLEDHYPLREAILEGAAQISVPALVSTLCICIVFLPMFFLGGVARYLFVPLAEAVVFAMLASYILSRTLVPTLAMYLLREHGHGKGGNGFFARFQRGFERRFEQVRSGYHGILKRVVDARLIFVPGFLGICVLTFTLLPFLGENFFPDTDSGQFILHVRGTTGLRIEETARLFDLVEADIRREIPPSEIDNILDNIGMPYSVINTQHLTNGTIGAADGDIFVTLKEGHHPTAKYVRALRANLPRLFPEATFYMLPADITTQILNFGLPAPIDVQIEGNDIGASKTQADKILAQLREVPGLTDLRIQQPFDYPTLQLAVDRTKAAQGGYSERDVATSILNTLSGSGQVTPMFFLNWKNMVNYNLVAQTPQYKMDTMQDLGNIPINRTTSGAPPASATMPEILSDLAKAERGHEMAVVNHYNIRRVVDVYGNVQGRDLGAVSRQIDKILNNDRKSLPRGTFITLKGQVETMRTSYVGLLGGLFFSIVLVYLLIVVNFQSWVDPFIIITALPAALAGIVLFLFLTHTTLSVPALMGAIMCMGVATANSILVVSFAKTRLEEHGVALRAAVEAGTTRFRPVLMTAFAMIIGMVPMALGMGDGGEQNAPLGRAVIGGLLCATVATLIFVPCVFALIHGREKAERGRQQKRLMEERV; this comes from the coding sequence ATGTGGATCGTAAAGGTAGCTCTCAATCGGCCTTACACGTTCATCGTCCTGGCTCTGCTCATTCTGATTGCCGCGCCGGTGGTGATTCTGCGTACGCCGACGGACATCTTCCCGAATATTAATATTCCTGTAATCTCAGTCGGCTGGACGTATACGGGCCTCAATCCCGAGGAGCTTGAGGGGCGTCTCACATCGCCGTACGAGAAGGGGCTGACGACGCTCGTCGACAACATCCAACACATCGAGTCTACGACGTACAACGGCGCAGTGAACGTGAAGATCTACCTGCAGCCGGGGGCGTCGCTCGACACAGCCAACGCGCAGGTGACGGCTGCGTCGCAGAGTATTCTGCGCCAGTTGCCTCCGGGAATCCTGCCGCCGCAGATCATCAATTTCTCGGCTTCCAGCGTGCCGATTCTGCAGCTGGGCGTTTCGGGGCCTGGCCTGTCAGAGTCGCAGTTGAACGACTACTCCGCAAACTTTATCCGCCCGCAACTGATCACGGTTCCGGGAGCGATCGTTCCGCTGCCTTATGGAGGCAAGCAGCGAGAGATCCTCATCAGCATGGACCAGGCCGCGATGCAGTCGAAGGGAATTGCTCCCGGCGATCTGTTGAACGCAGTTGCGCAACAGAACGTTGTGCTGCCGTCGGGCACCATCAAGATAGGGCAGTCAGAGTATGACGTTCGCACCAACGGAACGCCGCGTACGGTCGAAGGACTCGCCAACATTCCGCTGAAGCAGGTGAACGGAACGACGATCTATCTGCGCGATGTTGCCAGCGTTAGCGACGGCTTTCAGGTGCAGACGAATGTGGTGCGCCAGGATGGCCGTCGTGGCGTGTTGATCTCCATTGTGAAGGGTGGAAACGCTTCGACGCTCGATGTCGTCAAGGGCGTGCGGGCACTACTTCCTCGCGTCGCCACGACGTTGCCTCCAGAGCTGAAGATGACGCCGCTTTCCGACCAGAGCGTCTTTGTGCGAGGCGCGATTAAGGGTGTGATTCGCGAGGCGATCATCGCGGCAGCGCTTACGGCGATCATGATTCTGGTCTTCCTGGGGAGTTGGCGATCGACATTGATTATCGCGGTCTCGATTCCTCTGTCGATTCTCACCTCTGTCATCGTTCTCAGCCTGACGGGCGAGACCATTAATACGATGACGCTGGGGGGATTGGCGCTCGCGGTCGGTATTCTGGTGGATGATGCCACGGTAACGATCGAAAACATCGAGCGGTTTCTGGAGGACCACTACCCTCTGCGCGAGGCCATTCTGGAAGGAGCGGCGCAGATCTCGGTTCCGGCGCTGGTTTCCACACTCTGTATCTGCATCGTCTTTCTGCCGATGTTCTTCCTGGGCGGAGTTGCACGTTATCTGTTTGTGCCGCTCGCAGAGGCGGTGGTCTTCGCGATGCTCGCCAGCTACATTCTTAGCCGCACGCTGGTTCCGACGCTGGCGATGTATCTGCTGCGTGAGCACGGCCATGGAAAGGGCGGCAATGGGTTCTTCGCGCGGTTCCAGCGTGGCTTCGAGCGTCGGTTTGAGCAAGTCCGCAGCGGCTATCACGGCATTCTGAAGAGGGTTGTGGATGCGCGACTCATCTTTGTTCCGGGGTTTCTTGGTATCTGCGTGCTGACCTTTACCTTGTTGCCTTTTCTGGGCGAGAACTTCTTTCCCGATACGGACAGCGGACAGTTCATTCTTCACGTGCGTGGAACAACGGGACTGCGCATTGAAGAGACTGCACGTCTCTTCGACCTGGTCGAAGCCGATATCCGCAGAGAGATCCCGCCATCTGAGATCGACAACATTCTCGACAACATCGGCATGCCCTACAGTGTCATTAACACGCAGCACCTTACGAATGGGACGATCGGGGCCGCCGACGGAGATATCTTCGTTACGCTCAAGGAAGGTCATCATCCTACGGCGAAGTATGTCAGGGCATTGCGCGCGAATCTGCCGCGTCTTTTCCCCGAGGCTACGTTCTATATGCTGCCTGCCGACATCACAACACAGATTCTGAACTTCGGCCTCCCAGCTCCGATTGACGTCCAGATTGAGGGCAACGATATCGGTGCGAGCAAGACGCAGGCGGATAAGATTCTGGCGCAACTGCGAGAGGTTCCCGGTCTAACGGACCTTCGTATTCAGCAACCGTTCGACTATCCCACGCTGCAACTCGCGGTCGACAGAACCAAGGCGGCCCAGGGAGGGTACAGCGAGCGCGATGTGGCAACGAGCATTCTCAATACGTTGAGCGGAAGCGGCCAAGTGACGCCTATGTTCTTTCTCAACTGGAAGAATATGGTGAACTACAACTTGGTCGCGCAGACGCCGCAGTACAAGATGGATACGATGCAGGACCTGGGGAACATTCCGATTAATCGCACGACGAGCGGAGCACCCCCAGCCAGCGCAACGATGCCTGAGATTCTTAGCGACCTTGCGAAAGCTGAGCGAGGACATGAGATGGCGGTTGTGAACCACTACAACATCCGGCGCGTTGTGGACGTCTACGGCAACGTTCAGGGGCGTGACCTCGGCGCAGTGAGCCGGCAGATCGATAAGATACTCAACAACGATCGCAAGTCCCTGCCGCGCGGCACGTTCATCACGCTTAAAGGTCAGGTTGAGACGATGCGCACTTCCTATGTTGGACTGCTTGGAGGTCTGTTCTTCTCGATCGTGCTTGTCTACCTTCTTATCGTCGTCAACTTCCAGAGCTGGGTTGATCCGTTCATCATCATTACGGCCCTGCCGGCTGCTCTCGCAGGCATCGTGCTGTTTCTCTTCCTGACTCACACGACCCTGAGCGTTCCTGCATTGATGGGGGCTATCATGTGCATGGGCGTTGCCACGGCGAACAGCATTCTTGTCGTCTCGTTTGCCAAGACGAGACTCGAAGAACATGGCGTTGCGCTGCGGGCAGCGGTAGAAGCAGGCACGACGCGCTTCCGCCCAGTTCTCATGACGGCGTTCGCGATGATTATCGGCATGGTGCCGATGGCGCTTGGAATGGGCGATGGCGGCGAGCAGAATGCACCGCTGGGGCGCGCTGTCATCGGCGGCCTTCTTTGTGCGACGGTCGCGACACTGATCTTCGTGCCTTGCGTCTTCGCGCTGATTCATGGCCGTGAGAAGGCGGAGCGTGGGCGTCAGCAGAAGCGCCTCATGGAGGAGCGCGTATGA
- a CDS encoding efflux transporter outer membrane subunit, with translation MRISTPRLFSVWVGATLAIGLAGCRVGPQYARPSVPLAPEFKESLPQNFKAADGWKAAQPSDNQLKGDWWTMFNDPQLNALEAQIEPANQTLKQAEANFSASRAAIRFFKASEAPTVTTAPSIGAVRNSENQPYFNKANANNGVGNFILPFDLNYEIDLWGRIRRTVAQAREQAQASDADLETARLSLHAELAIDYFNLRSADAQRKLLDDTVKAFQSALQLTEDRYNGGASPLSDVAQARTQLQTAQVQATDVDIARADFEHAIAVLIGKPPAELTVPRTPVTVAAPELPAVPGALPSQLLERRPDIAGDERRMAAANEEIGIAKSAFYPAFTLSAVAGFTGTSASNWFTWPSRFFAVGPTLSQTLFDHGRRRATSDIALAEYDATIAAYRQTSLTAFQQVEDNLNALHGLEVEAVQQHAATASAQQTLDLFNIRYEGGVDNYLQVITWQTALLANERNDIDITRRRLEASVLLIKALGGGWNTSQLPQQP, from the coding sequence ATGAGAATCAGCACGCCGCGTCTTTTCTCTGTGTGGGTTGGTGCGACGCTGGCGATAGGGCTGGCCGGGTGCCGGGTTGGTCCGCAATATGCGCGCCCTTCGGTGCCGCTTGCGCCGGAGTTCAAGGAGTCTCTACCACAGAACTTCAAGGCAGCAGACGGATGGAAGGCGGCGCAGCCCAGCGATAACCAGCTCAAGGGCGACTGGTGGACGATGTTCAACGATCCTCAACTCAACGCGCTCGAGGCGCAGATTGAGCCTGCAAACCAGACGCTGAAGCAGGCTGAAGCGAACTTCAGCGCGTCGCGGGCCGCTATCCGCTTTTTTAAAGCATCTGAGGCTCCCACCGTCACCACCGCGCCAAGCATTGGGGCCGTGCGCAACTCCGAAAACCAGCCGTACTTCAACAAGGCTAACGCCAACAATGGCGTAGGCAATTTTATTCTTCCCTTTGACCTCAACTACGAGATCGATTTGTGGGGCAGGATTCGGCGGACGGTGGCGCAGGCCCGCGAACAGGCGCAGGCCTCCGATGCCGACCTAGAGACAGCACGTCTCTCGCTACACGCTGAGCTTGCCATCGATTACTTCAACCTGCGGTCAGCGGATGCGCAACGAAAGCTGCTGGATGATACGGTGAAGGCCTTCCAGAGTGCTCTGCAGCTTACGGAGGATCGCTACAACGGAGGAGCCTCGCCGCTTTCCGACGTTGCGCAGGCGCGCACGCAGCTACAGACCGCGCAGGTGCAGGCCACCGACGTTGATATTGCGCGTGCAGACTTTGAGCATGCCATCGCCGTTCTGATTGGTAAGCCTCCAGCGGAGCTCACGGTGCCGCGTACGCCCGTCACGGTGGCAGCTCCGGAGCTTCCTGCGGTCCCAGGTGCGCTTCCGTCACAGCTTCTCGAACGGCGTCCTGATATTGCGGGCGACGAGCGCCGCATGGCCGCAGCCAACGAGGAGATTGGTATCGCTAAGTCCGCGTTTTACCCCGCTTTCACGCTCTCGGCAGTGGCTGGTTTTACTGGGACCTCAGCCAGCAACTGGTTCACTTGGCCCAGCCGCTTCTTCGCTGTTGGCCCGACGCTCTCGCAGACGCTGTTTGACCATGGTCGGCGACGTGCAACTTCTGATATTGCGCTCGCGGAGTACGATGCCACGATTGCGGCTTACCGGCAGACCTCTCTCACTGCGTTCCAGCAAGTGGAGGACAACCTGAATGCGCTCCATGGGCTGGAGGTCGAGGCGGTGCAGCAGCATGCGGCAACGGCTTCCGCGCAACAGACTCTTGACCTCTTCAATATTCGCTATGAGGGCGGGGTGGATAACTATCTGCAGGTAATTACGTGGCAGACGGCGCTGCTGGCCAACGAGCGCAACGATATCGACATTACACGTCGTCGGCTCGAGGCCAGTGTGTTGCTCATCAAGGCCCTCGGGGGAGGCTGGAACACTTCGCAGCTGCCGCAGCAACCCTGA
- a CDS encoding LysR family transcriptional regulator, translating into MELRHLRYLVAVAEQGSFSGAARTLHVAQSAISEQLTDLEREIGVRLFVRSPRRTSLTRPGELFLEEARRILERADRAIEAVQRAHRGELGTLRVGFFSGGVGVNFPKLIREFRRLHPGVQLSLVEMTSTQQWPALVEGRIDIGFTRRVEPEFSTRLRSEVIQQNPIVAILPRSHPAAPGPVDLRDLAHEPFVLSSRETSPAVFDKVIELCSEAGFSPHIASISTVWVSVVLMVQAGEGISLLPLNQQQFRTRDLAFCPLKAKNAFVEFVMAWSPQHDSNLIRNFRRLARLHATGDARP; encoded by the coding sequence ATGGAGCTTAGACACCTTCGCTACCTGGTCGCAGTAGCCGAGCAAGGAAGTTTCAGCGGAGCCGCACGCACCCTACACGTCGCTCAATCTGCGATCAGCGAACAACTCACTGATCTTGAACGCGAAATCGGAGTGCGCCTGTTCGTCCGCTCTCCCAGACGGACGTCGCTGACGAGGCCAGGTGAGCTTTTCCTCGAGGAGGCGCGACGAATCCTGGAACGCGCTGACCGCGCCATCGAGGCCGTCCAGCGGGCACATCGCGGCGAACTAGGCACCTTGCGCGTCGGGTTCTTTTCCGGAGGCGTCGGCGTCAATTTCCCCAAACTCATCCGCGAATTTCGGAGACTGCATCCGGGCGTTCAACTCTCACTTGTCGAGATGACCTCAACACAGCAGTGGCCGGCGCTTGTCGAAGGCAGGATTGACATCGGCTTCACTCGCCGCGTCGAACCTGAATTCAGCACAAGACTACGATCGGAGGTCATCCAACAAAACCCTATCGTCGCGATCCTGCCAAGGAGCCACCCCGCAGCGCCAGGTCCCGTGGACCTCAGAGATCTGGCCCACGAGCCCTTTGTCCTGTCCTCTCGCGAAACCTCTCCTGCAGTCTTCGACAAAGTCATCGAGCTCTGCTCTGAGGCCGGATTTTCGCCACACATCGCCAGTATCTCCACCGTCTGGGTGAGCGTCGTCCTCATGGTGCAGGCCGGTGAGGGCATTTCGCTGCTGCCTCTAAACCAGCAGCAGTTCCGGACGCGCGACCTCGCCTTCTGCCCACTCAAGGCAAAAAATGCCTTCGTCGAGTTTGTCATGGCATGGTCGCCGCAACACGACAGCAATCTGATCCGCAACTTTCGCCGCCTCGCCAGATTGCACGCAACCGGAGACGCCCGTCCTTGA